In Dictyoglomus sp. NZ13-RE01, the genomic stretch TTATGACTAAGGAATTCTACCTTCTTAATGAGATAGAAAAAGAAAAAATTATCGAGGAGATAAGAAGAATTCTTCAAAGAGAAGAGAATATAATTTTTGCATATGTGTATGGTTCTTTTTTAGATAATACTTCTTTTAGAGATATTGATATAGGTATTTATATTAAAGAATTTGATGAAAAGAGTATCAATGAATTAGAGCTTAAATTAACAGTAGAAATTTCCAAAAAAATTAATTTGCCCTTTGAAATTATTGATTTAAGGGTATTAAATCATGTAAAAAATTCCTTACAGATCTAATAGAAGAAACATCACAAGAAGCCATTGCTAATGAATACATATCTTATTTATCCTTAAAGGAGCTTCTTTCCTAATGCAGATCGATATTGAAAAGATAAAGCAGAGAATTTCAGATATAAATGAATCCTTAGAGGAGATTCAAAGGTTAACTTCCTTTGAAGTAGAGGAATTTTGGTCTGATATAGGATTATGCAAAACACGACATAAAAGATTTTGTTGATTTTATAGAGAACGTTAAGAGGCTATTAATTCCCTAAACTTTTTCCTTATTTTTTCAGGGTAATAAAATCTTTCTTTTATAAAGAGACATGAAAGTGAATAGAACTGCTTTGAGGTTTCATATATGGAATTTTCCTTGGCATATTTTTAAATGAGATAAATTTTTTTCTAATTATATTACATTTTTTCAGAATAACTCGATATTTTGCTTACCTTTAGAAATGCTTTTTTAATTCCATCATGCTTATTATGTTTCAAGAATTTCTATTATTCTGTTTAAAAGCTTTTTGAGATCTCTGATATTATTTTTTAATATCATGTAAATCTGTTTATTATTAATTTCCCAGTATATATGTACAAGTCTATTCCTAAATTTCACCATATTCTTCAAATTATTCACAAATTCATCTTCTAAAATTCCCTGTTCTGCAAGAACCACAAAAGTATCTGCGTAATCCTGAGGAGGTCTAAATCCATTCTGAGATATTAAATGATTGCAAATATCTATAGCAGACTCAATAGCAATTATGAAATTGTATTTAGCACTATCAATCTTATCCTGATTTTTTAAAAATTCTTCCTTATCAATTTCACTTATAGAGTCTAAACGACTTATAGCTTTTCGCATCTCAAAGATTAATTTAGAGATTTTATCTTTATTATAGCGGAGCATTTTTAATCTCCCTTAAATACTCATCTATCAAATGCTTATAATCAAAATATTTTCTAAAGGTTAAGCTCTCAAAATCAGAACGTAGTAGGCTGTCTTTGTCCACTATTATAATTTTATTTATCAAAACATTATATACAAATCCTAAGGGTGCCTCGTTGATAATTCTTACATCAAAGGGTTTTTTAATTTTATCCTCCAAAATCTTCTCAAGCTCAAATTCTATCTCTAAGACCTTTTCCCTATCAAAATCAGATACATAAATTGCCACATCTATATCATTGTATTTCTCAGAGTTAACAAAGGAGCCAAATATATAGGCAAATATGATATTTTCTCTCTTTTCTAATTCCTTTTTTACGATTTCAATAATCTTATCCTTCATATAAGAGATTATAGCATAAGTAGTGCCTTTATATAATCAAGATTTCGTCAATGTTCCAAAATAGGGGGAATTTGAAAGTCATATGATATGATGTAAATTAAAGACAAAATATTTAATTGGAGGGTGGAAAAATGGATTTCAGTAATATTAAAAAGGTCTTTAAGTTTTATTCTTTACTTTCTTCATGGTACCTTTTTGGTACTTTTTTAGGAGGATTTCTTGTTAATTTTGAGGTCATAGTTGGATTCTTATTTCCAATTCTTACAAAAAGTATTATTGACAGTCTTACTCTTAAGACAATAAACTGGCAAGCTATTTTTTACTTAGGCTTTTTATATCTTCTCAGTTTAATCTTAATGCTTATTGGAGAGCAAATTTATATAAAGAATAAGTATTTGTCCGCCTTTGATCTTATGAATAAGATTTTCTCTAAATCTTTCTTTTTCCCTATAAAGAAATTAAAACAACAGGGTTCCGCCTATTATTCAACATTAATTCTTAATCAAGTAAATGAAGCCTTTGGAGTACTTGATTATAGTTATATAAGAAATATCATAGTAATTCTTAGGATGTTTTTTATAATGGGAATAGTATTTATTTGGGATCGTATCTTCTTTTTACTTTTCCTGATTAATATTTTAATTGTAGCCTTTTACTCAGAGGTTATTAATAAAAGAACTCAATCTTACTATTCTAAAGGATATGAAATTTTAAGAAGGGCAGGAAGTTACATTGTAGAGACCTTTGAAAATATACATGAGATTTTCGCAGGAGAAGGCATAGAGAAGAGAAAGGAAGGATACAAGAAATTAACTGATGAGTTTATAAAAGTAGGATTAAGGGCAGAATTTATAAGGGCAAGATTTGACAAGCTATTAGTCGAGCTTCCCGAGTATTTATCTCGTTTATTCATTTTTATCTACGGTGGAATCTCTGTTATATCAGGAAAATTAACTGTAGGTACTGTACTTGCCATATTAACATACTATTCTTACATTACAGAACCTCTCTACCTCTTCAGATCTTTAGTACAAGTCACTGTAAAACTTGTCTCAAACTTTGATACCATATTTAATTTCTTTGAAGAAGCAAAAGAATATGAAAAAACGTACGAAGGTACAAGAATTTCTATAAAGGAAAACTCGCCTATTTATTCCTTGAAAGATGTTAACTTTTCCTATGATGAAAAGCAAATATTAAAGAATATAAATTTTGAGGTTATTAAGGGAGATAAGACTGCTATTCTTGGTCTTTCCGGAGAGGGGAAAAGCACTCTCTTAAATATTCTTTTAGGAATAGAGAAGGAGTATGAAGGAAAAGTTGAGTTTTTAGGAAATGATATAAGAAATATATCTCCTGTAGAGCTTTTTAAATATGTAGGATACTATTCCCAACAAGTAGGAATTTTTAATGATACATTAGAAAACAATATAGTATTAGGTAGAGAGTATAATGAGGAGAGATTGGAGAAAGTAATAAAAGAGCTTGGATTGGAACATTTGAGGGGAAGAGTTCTTGGAGAAGGAGGGAGCTTTATTTCTGGAGGAGAAAAACAAAGGATTCAATTAGCAAGACTTTTATACGCAGACAAAGATATTTTCATAATCGACGAGCCCTTAGTAAACTTGGATGTAATAAATGAGAATTTTCTCCTTGAGAAGCTCAAAGATTTTATAAAGGATAAATCGGGAATACTTATCACCCACAAACCAAATATTTTGAGATTAGCAAATAAAATTGTAGTGCTTATGGATGGAAATATAGTTGGAGTTGGACCATTAAATGAACTTGCAAACAATAATCCTTTATGTAAAAGAATAATAGAAACCTATTTGGAGAGTGCTAATGAATTAAGGGAAGAAATCAATAGAAAATGAAAAATTTTCCTAAATCTACCTAACTTGACAATTTTAAATATTGTTTTAAAATTAAAATAAAGGAAATTAAGTCCAAGGGAAAGCTATTCCCCTGGATGGATGAAATGGGGTGTTAAAATGTTTCCCTTCCTTCGCATATCCAAATTCACCCTTATTTTTATCCTAATTCTCCTTCTCTTTTGCTCAAATACTATGGAAGGCGCAGGAAATGTTTACTACGTATCTCCAAAGGGAAGCAATTCAAATCCTGGAACCCTTGAAAAACCTTGGGCAACTCCTGGCTATGTCTCAAAACAGCTTAAGCCTGGTGATACTCTCATCATTCTTGATGGAAAATATGTTCTCTCAGAATACTATGAAGACATGATTACTCCTCCTTCTGGAACTGTTGATAAATGGATAACAATTAAGGGAGAAGCAGGTAAAAGAGTATAGAGATTTTAGGCTCTCAGGCAAGCCACATTATTCTTAAGGACCTATATATCCACCATATTGATGAGATGGGTATAGATGCGCAAGATGTAGACGATCTGCAGATATTAAATTGTAGAATAGAGTACTGTGGTTTTGGAGCCATAGGAGGTCCTGGAGGGGGATATGGTGGTTTAAGGAATGTAGTAATAAGAGGATGTAGTCTATCCTATAGTGGGCACTACTATCAAGGTGGTGATGGTTCTAATAGACCCTATGACCGTCCTGATGGATTTGGGATTGAGCCCTCTGATGGACCAATTTTAATTGAGGATACAATTGTTGAGCATAACTATGGAGATGGGATAGATTCAAAGGCGAAAAATACAACTATTCGTCGTTGTATAGTAGCAAACAATTCTTGTGATGGAGTAAAGCTATGGGGAGAAAATAGCAAAGTAGAGAACACTTTAATTTATGGGAGAGGAGATGACAATTCTATAGTAACTCCATGGTCACCAATTGTAATTGATACAGAGACACCAAATGCCCTATTTGAAATAGTAAATGTTACTGTAGATGATGCTCTTGGAGCTAACTACCTTATGTATGTACAATACGATCATGAAGATATACCAGTAAAATTAATTATAAAAAATACAATATTTTGTGGTAGAGGAGAAGATTCTCCTATATTTATAGGTTCTGCAAGTAGTTTTACTTTAGACCATAATCTTTTCTATCTTCCAAACAGTGCATTTGTACTAACTCATGGGAATAACACTTATGATTCTAATACTATTACTCAGGTTGGCAGTGGAAATATTTATGGAGATCCTCTTTTTGTAAGTCCTGCTTGGGGGCAAGATGGAGATTATCACCTAAAAGCGCAAAGTCCTGCCATAGATAGAGGAACTTCTCAAGGAGCACCCTCCGAAGATCTTGAAAAAATCCTCGACCACAAGGGGCAGGTGTTGATATAGGAGCCTACGAATGTAAATGATAAAATTAGGGGCAAGGTAAAATCCTTGCCCCTTTTTATTTACCAATTAGTTTCAACACCAAAAATACCGTGGATTGCTATATTAGGAACATCCGCATGACCATTAGCAATTGGTACTCTCGCCCATGCTGCAGTAAGTTTTGTCTCAACAATAAATGAAATATGGGAAAGTAATTTTATCTTATATCCGATAGAAGCATGACCTGCAATACCAGAGAAATAGTAGCCTGTAAAACTAATCTCAGCATGAGGAGGGTCTGAAAGTT encodes the following:
- a CDS encoding nucleotidyltransferase — translated: MKDKIIEIVKKELEKRENIIFAYIFGSFVNSEKYNDIDVAIYVSDFDREKVLEIEFELEKILEDKIKKPFDVRIINEAPLGFVYNVLINKIIIVDKDSLLRSDFESLTFRKYFDYKHLIDEYLREIKNAPL
- a CDS encoding ABC transporter ATP-binding protein, giving the protein MDFSNIKKVFKFYSLLSSWYLFGTFLGGFLVNFEVIVGFLFPILTKSIIDSLTLKTINWQAIFYLGFLYLLSLILMLIGEQIYIKNKYLSAFDLMNKIFSKSFFFPIKKLKQQGSAYYSTLILNQVNEAFGVLDYSYIRNIIVILRMFFIMGIVFIWDRIFFLLFLINILIVAFYSEVINKRTQSYYSKGYEILRRAGSYIVETFENIHEIFAGEGIEKRKEGYKKLTDEFIKVGLRAEFIRARFDKLLVELPEYLSRLFIFIYGGISVISGKLTVGTVLAILTYYSYITEPLYLFRSLVQVTVKLVSNFDTIFNFFEEAKEYEKTYEGTRISIKENSPIYSLKDVNFSYDEKQILKNINFEVIKGDKTAILGLSGEGKSTLLNILLGIEKEYEGKVEFLGNDIRNISPVELFKYVGYYSQQVGIFNDTLENNIVLGREYNEERLEKVIKELGLEHLRGRVLGEGGSFISGGEKQRIQLARLLYADKDIFIIDEPLVNLDVINENFLLEKLKDFIKDKSGILITHKPNILRLANKIVVLMDGNIVGVGPLNELANNNPLCKRIIETYLESANELREEINRK